The following are from one region of the Moritella sp. 24 genome:
- a CDS encoding UPF0149 family protein, which yields MTDSALSREDEILLSDWLSGDETPKETLSLIAMKGFFFGLVAAPAPVETEDWMDMIFGGAAPQNISDDKLFAIISVYNEISEQVYETGAKLPAECIATTSFADNFKSGAALNDWSIGFAIGAAFYYESLVNSVADNNEMSQALQMAYLCLSYFSCAGTAQQIAELQQSEWETFTETVFDMMPDFIVAYADVIEQAALASGNFDDDDWNDDELID from the coding sequence ATGACTGATTCAGCATTATCACGCGAAGACGAAATTTTATTATCAGATTGGTTATCAGGTGATGAAACACCAAAAGAAACATTATCATTAATTGCGATGAAAGGTTTCTTTTTTGGTTTAGTAGCAGCTCCTGCACCAGTAGAAACAGAAGATTGGATGGACATGATTTTTGGTGGTGCAGCCCCTCAAAATATCTCTGATGATAAATTATTCGCGATAATCTCTGTTTATAATGAAATCAGTGAACAGGTATATGAAACTGGCGCTAAATTACCAGCTGAATGTATTGCAACTACAAGCTTTGCTGATAACTTTAAATCAGGTGCAGCTTTAAATGATTGGTCGATTGGCTTTGCAATTGGCGCTGCTTTTTATTATGAAAGTCTAGTTAACTCTGTTGCTGATAATAATGAAATGAGCCAAGCATTACAAATGGCATATTTGTGTTTAAGCTATTTCTCGTGCGCAGGTACTGCACAGCAAATCGCAGAATTACAACAAAGTGAATGGGAAACATTTACGGAAACTGTTTTTGATATGATGCCAGACTTTATCGTTGCCTATGCTGATGTTATTGAGCAAGCGGCACTGGCAAGCGGAAACTTTGATGATGACGATTGGAACGATGACGAACTGATCGATTAA
- a CDS encoding GTP-binding protein, whose protein sequence is MSKQADKIPTNIITGFLGVGKTTAIQQLLKQKPEGEVWGILVNEFGQIGIDGTLLSVFTETLAEPKSNIVIKEVPGGCLCCVAGLPMKMGLNMLISKAKPDRILIEPTGLGHLQQVITDLSGEFYCDVLDLKATVCLVDPRHLNDRKYVENNHFQDQISLADVLVANRTEELNEEDKDDFMHFSSELLPHKATVLWTNYGEITIAALDTPLNHDRRSLHLSAHLKHTHHHEAAGSKLEIDPRFERNHGEGQGLFSYGWIFNQQQVFNLMTLATLLEPLDVIRLKAAIKTEQGCFTINSVNGECDFMPVTDLAESKIEIISMSELPWQSLEEAICDSLFVN, encoded by the coding sequence ATGTCTAAACAAGCAGATAAAATTCCAACTAATATCATCACTGGTTTTCTCGGTGTCGGAAAAACGACTGCTATTCAACAATTATTAAAACAAAAACCAGAGGGTGAGGTGTGGGGAATATTAGTTAATGAGTTCGGTCAAATCGGTATTGATGGTACTTTATTATCTGTATTTACCGAGACGTTAGCTGAACCAAAAAGTAATATTGTTATTAAAGAAGTACCTGGTGGTTGCTTGTGTTGTGTTGCTGGTTTACCGATGAAAATGGGCTTGAACATGCTAATCAGTAAAGCAAAGCCTGATCGTATTCTGATCGAACCAACTGGACTTGGGCATTTACAACAAGTTATTACTGACTTATCGGGTGAGTTCTATTGTGATGTTTTAGACCTTAAGGCAACCGTTTGTTTAGTTGACCCTCGCCATCTTAATGATCGTAAATATGTTGAGAACAACCATTTTCAAGATCAAATTAGTTTAGCGGATGTACTTGTTGCAAATAGAACTGAAGAATTAAATGAAGAAGATAAAGATGACTTTATGCATTTTAGTTCGGAGTTATTACCACACAAAGCGACAGTTTTGTGGACCAATTATGGTGAGATAACAATTGCAGCATTAGATACCCCGCTAAATCATGACCGTCGTTCCCTACATTTATCTGCACATCTAAAGCATACCCATCATCATGAAGCTGCAGGTTCTAAGCTAGAAATAGACCCGCGCTTTGAGCGTAATCATGGTGAAGGGCAAGGATTATTTAGTTATGGCTGGATTTTTAATCAACAGCAAGTTTTTAACTTAATGACTTTAGCGACTTTATTAGAACCCTTAGATGTTATTAGACTGAAAGCTGCGATTAAGACCGAACAAGGCTGTTTTACGATTAATAGCGTTAATGGTGAATGTGACTTTATGCCAGTGACAGACCTTGCTGAAAGTAAAATCGAAATTATTAGTATGTCTGAATTACCTTGGCAGAGTTTGGAAGAAGCTATTTGTGACAGTTTATTTGTGAATTAA
- a CDS encoding heavy metal translocating P-type ATPase → MSKTLSIGIDGMSCAGCASKLESALNAENGIEARVNFALASAQINITDLGTSHSIKSVLDGKNYDYKTESLSLSISGWSCANCAAKTVSKLLANKHILTVDANFSSEKITLTYFSGAIFPVDIINEITILGYKPTLNRGSVENQTESLISRKAELKNKNKKQLLSVIIAALLTLPLVIGMLTMFIAGFDFVVPVWLQLLLSTPVQFIIGRRYYLGAYQALKNRSANMDVLVATGTSAAYFYSLYLFLTLGEMAQGLLYFEASAVVITLISLGKYLEENAKQNTASAIHELMMLRPEVANVKRGHEWLKLPIEEVIVGDEVRVLAGEKVPVDGVVVDGKSELDESMITGESLPVLKEPGETIIGGSINGTGVLLLRVNAVGKDSSLNKIIMLVEAAQMGKAPFQQLVDRISNIFVPVVLVIATLTFLTWYLGFGDFESGLISAVAVLVIACPCALGLATPAALVTGTGAAARQGILIKDIDTLQKAHKITDVMLDKTGTLTQGKPKVTAVHCFDYDETKLINNAAAVQQLSDHPLAKSIVTYAQDKQFKLLSASNVETIIGYGIKGTVEGARVIIGNRQLMLAEGVVIEVGDALLADLSENSGSEMWVSVAGNLVGLFIIADMLRVESCSAISLLKQARINTTMLSGDNELVVEKIAQTLKIDHYYAQVKPEDKSHYVQDRQSLGKTVAMVGDGINDAPALAQADISIAMGSGSDVAMETANITLLRSDPRLVSAAMDISKLTWRKIQQNLFWAFIFNLIGIPLAATGYLSPELAGAAMAFSSIAVLSNSLLIKRWVPKFTQET, encoded by the coding sequence ATGTCTAAAACACTTTCAATAGGTATCGATGGTATGTCATGTGCGGGCTGTGCATCGAAGTTAGAGTCTGCTTTGAATGCCGAGAATGGCATAGAAGCAAGGGTTAACTTTGCTCTTGCTAGCGCGCAGATAAATATAACTGACCTTGGAACAAGCCATAGTATTAAATCTGTTTTAGATGGTAAGAACTATGACTATAAAACAGAGTCTTTATCACTGTCTATTAGTGGTTGGTCATGTGCGAATTGTGCTGCAAAAACAGTATCTAAATTACTAGCAAATAAACATATATTAACTGTCGATGCTAATTTTTCCAGTGAAAAAATAACCTTAACATATTTTTCTGGTGCGATATTTCCTGTTGATATTATTAATGAGATTACGATACTGGGTTATAAACCGACACTTAATCGTGGTAGCGTTGAGAATCAGACTGAAAGTTTAATTTCTCGTAAAGCTGAATTAAAAAATAAAAATAAGAAGCAGCTGTTATCCGTTATTATTGCTGCCTTATTAACATTACCGTTAGTGATTGGTATGTTAACTATGTTTATTGCCGGTTTTGATTTTGTGGTTCCGGTTTGGTTACAGTTATTATTATCGACACCAGTTCAATTCATTATCGGACGTCGTTACTATTTAGGTGCTTATCAGGCATTAAAGAATCGTTCTGCCAATATGGATGTACTTGTCGCTACTGGTACAAGTGCAGCTTATTTCTATAGTTTATATTTATTTCTAACCCTAGGCGAAATGGCACAAGGCTTGTTGTATTTTGAAGCAAGCGCGGTTGTGATAACGTTAATTAGCCTAGGTAAGTATTTAGAAGAAAATGCGAAACAAAATACGGCTTCGGCTATTCATGAATTAATGATGTTGAGACCGGAGGTTGCGAATGTCAAACGTGGTCATGAATGGTTAAAGTTACCTATTGAAGAAGTTATTGTTGGTGATGAAGTTAGGGTATTAGCTGGGGAAAAGGTTCCGGTTGACGGTGTTGTCGTTGATGGGAAAAGTGAACTAGATGAATCGATGATTACTGGGGAAAGCTTACCCGTGCTTAAAGAGCCTGGGGAAACAATTATTGGCGGTTCAATTAATGGCACTGGGGTTTTATTATTACGAGTTAATGCTGTTGGTAAAGATTCGAGCTTGAATAAAATTATTATGCTTGTTGAAGCTGCGCAAATGGGTAAAGCTCCTTTTCAACAGCTGGTTGATAGGATCAGTAATATTTTTGTACCAGTCGTGTTAGTGATCGCGACATTGACGTTTTTAACCTGGTATTTAGGATTTGGTGATTTTGAAAGTGGTTTGATTTCCGCCGTTGCAGTCTTAGTTATTGCTTGTCCTTGTGCTTTGGGGCTTGCGACACCTGCAGCATTAGTGACTGGTACCGGGGCTGCTGCTCGCCAAGGTATTTTAATTAAAGATATTGATACACTGCAAAAAGCGCATAAAATTACCGATGTCATGCTAGATAAAACTGGGACTCTAACCCAAGGTAAGCCTAAGGTTACGGCTGTCCATTGCTTTGATTATGATGAGACTAAGCTAATTAACAATGCGGCAGCTGTACAGCAGTTGAGTGATCATCCTCTAGCTAAATCAATTGTTACCTATGCGCAAGATAAACAATTCAAATTATTATCTGCTTCTAATGTTGAAACTATCATTGGTTATGGGATTAAAGGAACTGTTGAGGGGGCAAGGGTTATAATTGGTAACCGTCAATTGATGCTGGCGGAAGGGGTTGTTATTGAAGTTGGAGATGCGTTACTTGCTGACTTAAGTGAGAACTCAGGTTCAGAAATGTGGGTATCAGTTGCAGGTAATCTTGTTGGGTTATTTATTATTGCTGATATGCTTCGTGTCGAAAGTTGTTCCGCGATCTCGTTATTAAAACAGGCTCGAATTAATACTACTATGCTTAGTGGCGATAATGAGCTTGTAGTTGAAAAGATTGCGCAAACATTAAAAATTGATCATTATTATGCACAGGTAAAACCTGAAGATAAATCTCATTATGTGCAGGACAGACAAAGCTTGGGAAAAACCGTTGCTATGGTTGGAGACGGTATTAATGATGCTCCAGCATTAGCACAAGCTGACATTAGTATTGCGATGGGATCTGGTTCGGACGTTGCAATGGAAACGGCTAATATTACTTTATTAAGAAGTGATCCTCGTTTGGTTTCTGCTGCTATGGATATCTCAAAGCTTACTTGGCGCAAGATTCAGCAAAATTTATTTTGGGCATTTATTTTTAATCTTATCGGAATTCCTTTAGCTGCAACGGGCTATCTTAGTCCTGAATTAGCGGGTGCAGCGATGGCGTTTAGTAGTATTGCAGTATTGTCCAATTCACTGTTGATTAAGCGTTGGGTTCCTAAGTTTACTCAAGAGACTTAA
- the pgi gene encoding glucose-6-phosphate isomerase, which produces MNPTETNAWHALTAHYSDMQKTNISELFANDTNRFEQFSKQFDNNILCDFSKNIITQCTLKKLTALAHEVNLPTAIKAMVTGEQINQTEKRAVLHTALRNRSNTPILVDGKDVMPAVNAVLAQMKTFCHEIISGNWKGYTGKAITDIVNIGIGGSDLGPYMVTEALRPYKNHLNMHFVSNVDGTHIAETLKNLDPETTLFLIASKTFTTQETMTNAHSARSWFLASAENEAHVASHFAALSTNATAVQAFGIDTKNMFEFWDWVGGRYSLWSAIGLSIALSVGFDNFEELLSGAHEMDKHFVETPLEDNIPVILALIGVWYNNFFGAESEAILPYDQYMHRFAAYFQQGNMESNGKSVDRDGNAVDYQTGPIIWGEPGTNGQHAFYQLIHQGTKLIPCDFIAPAQSHNKISDHHVKLMSNFFAQTEALAFGKSKQTVIDELTSSGMSEADIAALAEFKTFTGNNPTNSILFKQLTPKTLGSLLAMYEHKIFAQGIIWNIFSFDQWGVELGKQLANQILPELADEQSVDSHDSSTNGLINTFKEWR; this is translated from the coding sequence ATGAATCCAACAGAAACGAATGCTTGGCATGCTTTAACAGCACATTACTCAGACATGCAGAAAACCAATATTAGCGAGTTATTTGCTAATGATACAAATAGATTTGAGCAGTTTTCTAAGCAATTTGATAATAATATTTTATGTGACTTCTCTAAAAATATTATTACCCAATGCACACTAAAAAAACTGACAGCACTTGCTCATGAAGTTAATTTACCAACTGCTATTAAAGCAATGGTTACAGGTGAGCAAATTAACCAAACTGAAAAAAGAGCGGTGTTACACACAGCACTTAGAAATCGTAGTAACACTCCGATTTTGGTTGATGGTAAAGATGTGATGCCTGCTGTTAATGCAGTGTTAGCACAAATGAAAACATTCTGTCATGAAATTATTAGTGGTAACTGGAAAGGCTATACCGGTAAAGCGATTACAGATATTGTAAACATTGGCATAGGTGGTTCTGACTTAGGTCCTTACATGGTAACTGAAGCATTAAGACCTTACAAAAATCATTTGAACATGCATTTTGTTTCTAATGTTGACGGTACCCATATTGCGGAAACACTTAAAAACTTAGATCCAGAAACCACGCTTTTCCTAATTGCATCAAAAACCTTTACGACACAAGAAACAATGACTAACGCACACAGTGCAAGATCATGGTTCTTAGCAAGTGCAGAAAATGAAGCGCATGTAGCCTCTCACTTTGCCGCATTATCTACAAATGCAACCGCTGTTCAAGCATTTGGTATTGATACTAAAAACATGTTCGAATTTTGGGACTGGGTTGGTGGTCGTTACTCACTTTGGTCAGCAATTGGTTTATCTATCGCTTTAAGTGTTGGTTTCGACAATTTTGAGGAATTACTTAGCGGTGCTCATGAAATGGATAAGCATTTTGTTGAAACACCACTAGAAGATAACATTCCAGTGATCCTCGCATTAATCGGAGTTTGGTATAACAACTTCTTTGGTGCAGAAAGCGAAGCTATATTACCTTACGATCAATACATGCACCGCTTTGCCGCTTATTTCCAACAGGGCAACATGGAATCAAACGGTAAGAGTGTAGATCGTGATGGTAACGCTGTTGATTATCAAACTGGTCCTATTATTTGGGGTGAACCAGGTACAAATGGTCAACATGCTTTCTATCAATTGATTCACCAAGGTACTAAATTAATTCCATGTGATTTTATTGCTCCAGCGCAATCACATAATAAGATCTCTGATCATCATGTAAAACTAATGTCTAATTTCTTTGCGCAGACAGAAGCGCTCGCTTTTGGTAAATCAAAACAAACAGTTATTGATGAACTAACAAGCTCAGGTATGTCTGAAGCTGATATTGCAGCACTGGCTGAATTTAAAACCTTTACAGGTAACAACCCAACAAACTCTATTTTGTTCAAACAACTTACGCCAAAAACACTTGGCTCATTATTAGCTATGTATGAGCATAAGATTTTCGCGCAGGGAATTATCTGGAATATTTTCAGCTTTGATCAATGGGGTGTGGAATTAGGCAAGCAATTAGCAAATCAAATTCTACCAGAGTTAGCTGACGAGCAATCGGTTGATAGTCACGATAGCTCTACTAACGGCTTAATCAATACCTTCAAAGAATGGCGTTAA
- the leuA gene encoding 2-isopropylmalate synthase, translating into MTTFNHRKYQAFPVLNMPNRQWPNNTITKAPEWCSVDLRDGNQALIEPMTVSQKRRYYELLLEMGFKQIEVGFPAASTMDFDFVRWLIEENKIPDDVTIQVLTQARESLIEKTFAALKGVKQAIIHVYNSTSTVQRELVFQKDRQGIIDIAVQGATWVKQHADANPGPRWQFEYSPESFSGTEMDFAVDICDAVNAVWEPTIEAPVIINLPATVEMSTPNVFADQVEWFCEHVKNRDTIKVSIHTHNDRGCAVAAAELAVMAGADRIEGTLLGNGERTGNMDIITMAMNLYSQGIDPELNLGDIDNIIATITECTQLPIHPRHPYVGELVYTAFSGSHQDAIKKCLDRREPGSSWNVAYLPIDPTDLNRTLKHVIRVNSQSGKGGIAYLLEQEYGVQLPRWLQIEFSGVVQQHSEATASELMTPQIWSLFKSTYGDNGLSYLLADYNVSHGNIDKVQAQLRDGDTVTSISGEGSGALTAFIEALKQHFDIEFDVINFNEHALSKGADADAIAYLQVKTATQSVIGVAIHNDILTASLTALLNAVSQLEPIKKIMAA; encoded by the coding sequence ATGACAACGTTTAATCACCGTAAGTACCAAGCTTTCCCCGTTCTAAATATGCCTAATCGCCAATGGCCAAATAATACAATAACTAAAGCGCCAGAATGGTGTAGCGTTGATTTACGTGATGGCAATCAGGCGCTTATTGAGCCAATGACTGTTTCTCAAAAACGTCGTTACTACGAATTATTGTTAGAAATGGGCTTTAAACAAATAGAAGTTGGTTTTCCTGCTGCATCGACAATGGATTTTGACTTTGTTCGTTGGTTAATTGAAGAAAATAAAATACCGGATGATGTAACAATTCAGGTACTCACGCAGGCGCGTGAAAGTCTTATAGAAAAAACGTTTGCAGCGTTGAAAGGGGTTAAACAAGCCATTATTCATGTTTATAACTCTACATCAACAGTCCAAAGAGAACTTGTTTTTCAAAAAGACCGTCAAGGTATTATAGATATAGCAGTACAAGGTGCGACTTGGGTCAAGCAACATGCAGATGCAAACCCTGGTCCTCGTTGGCAGTTTGAGTACTCCCCAGAAAGCTTTTCGGGAACTGAGATGGATTTTGCTGTTGATATTTGCGATGCCGTCAATGCTGTTTGGGAGCCTACGATTGAGGCCCCTGTTATTATTAATCTACCTGCGACGGTAGAGATGTCAACGCCAAATGTGTTTGCAGATCAAGTTGAATGGTTTTGTGAACATGTAAAAAACAGAGATACGATTAAGGTGAGTATCCATACTCATAATGATCGAGGTTGTGCTGTGGCAGCTGCTGAGCTTGCTGTAATGGCTGGTGCAGACCGTATTGAGGGCACATTATTAGGAAATGGTGAACGTACTGGTAATATGGATATCATTACGATGGCTATGAATCTTTATAGTCAAGGTATCGACCCTGAGTTAAATTTAGGCGATATTGATAATATTATTGCGACTATAACTGAGTGTACGCAGCTACCTATTCACCCACGCCACCCTTATGTTGGCGAGTTAGTTTATACTGCTTTTTCAGGAAGCCATCAGGATGCAATCAAGAAATGCCTCGATCGTAGAGAGCCTGGAAGTAGTTGGAATGTAGCTTATTTACCTATTGATCCTACCGACTTAAACCGAACGCTAAAGCATGTAATCCGAGTTAACAGCCAGTCGGGTAAGGGGGGGATCGCTTATTTACTCGAACAGGAATATGGAGTCCAATTACCGCGTTGGTTACAAATTGAATTCTCTGGCGTGGTTCAGCAACACTCTGAAGCTACTGCTAGTGAACTGATGACACCGCAAATATGGTCGTTGTTTAAATCTACCTATGGTGATAATGGGCTGTCATATTTATTAGCGGATTATAATGTTAGCCATGGGAATATTGATAAAGTTCAAGCGCAATTGAGGGATGGTGATACAGTAACAAGTATTAGTGGTGAGGGAAGTGGTGCATTAACTGCTTTTATCGAGGCATTGAAACAGCATTTCGATATTGAGTTTGATGTTATTAATTTTAATGAGCACGCATTAAGTAAAGGTGCAGATGCGGATGCTATCGCTTATTTACAGGTTAAGACTGCAACGCAATCGGTTATTGGCGTCGCGATCCATAACGATATTTTGACAGCATCACTAACAGCATTATTAAATGCGGTGAGTCAGTTAGAGCCGATCAAAAAGATTATGGCTGCATAA
- the cueR gene encoding Cu(I)-responsive transcriptional regulator — MMKNISAVAKEVGLSTKTVRYYESIGLTSEPIRGDNGYRYYNQRIIAELCFVKRARDAGFNLEECKELVLLYKSEERTAAQVKALTLEKITDIEARIAILQGMHSTLLSLASSCKGDNSSDCAILDQLSTE, encoded by the coding sequence ATGATGAAAAATATTAGTGCAGTTGCAAAAGAAGTCGGATTATCGACTAAAACGGTACGCTATTATGAAAGTATTGGCTTAACGTCTGAACCGATCCGCGGCGATAATGGCTATCGTTATTACAATCAACGAATTATAGCGGAGCTCTGTTTTGTTAAGCGAGCTCGTGATGCTGGCTTTAACCTTGAAGAGTGTAAAGAGTTAGTACTCCTTTATAAAAGTGAAGAGCGTACAGCTGCGCAAGTGAAAGCACTAACGCTAGAAAAAATTACTGATATCGAGGCTCGTATCGCGATATTACAAGGAATGCACAGTACTTTATTATCATTAGCGTCATCTTGTAAGGGCGATAACTCTTCAGACTGCGCTATTTTAGATCAGCTTTCTACTGAATAA